The Pseudofrankia inefficax genome window below encodes:
- a CDS encoding SDR family NAD(P)-dependent oxidoreductase, which produces MTKTSETPGAAATNAVAPGALVTGASSGIGRATAIALSVAGYRVVGTCRDPNSLADPVDGVHYVSLELGDPSSIEAAAAAALDRLAGTIDLLVNNAGESWVGSFEETDADTLTHVFAVNVVGTVALTQRFLPAMRARGRGHVVNVGSLLAEFPVGYRSAYVASKAALRGFTLAARQELGPLGIRMCLVEPAYYRTGVRMNRKGGGPGPGSPYAAGFASVQKATAKGDDLAGDPADVAARILAVARDPDPAPIQAVGRTEPYLLQARRLLSNRAVERLMMRRYGLG; this is translated from the coding sequence ATGACGAAGACCAGTGAGACGCCGGGTGCCGCCGCCACCAACGCGGTCGCGCCCGGCGCGCTGGTGACCGGGGCGTCCAGCGGGATTGGCCGGGCGACGGCGATCGCGCTGAGCGTCGCCGGTTACCGGGTCGTGGGCACCTGCCGGGATCCGAATTCGCTCGCCGACCCGGTCGACGGCGTCCACTACGTCAGCCTTGAGCTGGGCGACCCGTCGAGTATCGAGGCCGCGGCCGCGGCGGCTCTGGACCGGCTCGCGGGCACGATCGACCTGCTCGTCAACAATGCCGGCGAAAGCTGGGTCGGTTCCTTCGAGGAGACCGACGCCGACACGCTCACCCACGTGTTCGCGGTGAACGTCGTCGGGACGGTCGCGCTCACTCAGCGATTCCTGCCGGCGATGCGGGCCCGGGGGCGCGGCCACGTCGTGAACGTCGGCTCGCTGCTGGCGGAGTTCCCGGTCGGCTACCGGTCGGCCTACGTCGCGTCGAAGGCGGCGCTGCGGGGTTTCACACTGGCGGCCCGCCAGGAGCTCGGCCCGCTCGGCATTCGGATGTGCCTGGTGGAGCCGGCCTACTACAGGACCGGCGTACGGATGAACCGAAAGGGCGGCGGGCCAGGGCCGGGCTCTCCGTACGCGGCCGGGTTCGCGTCCGTGCAGAAGGCCACGGCCAAGGGGGACGACCTGGCCGGCGATCCGGCCGACGTCGCCGCCCGCATTCTCGCCGTCGCCCGCGACCCCGACCCGGCCCCTATCCAGGCGGTCGGCAGGACCGAGCCCTACCTTCTCCAGGCCCGCCGCCTGTTGTCGAACCGGGCCGTCGAACGCCTCATGATGCGCCGCTACGGCCTGGGCTAG
- a CDS encoding RNA polymerase sigma factor — translation MAGAAVTDPAVRLPDEVRAAAEGAARTSYGRLVALLAAPTRDIALAQDALADAFEQALRTWSGSGIPDNPEGWLLTVARNRQRDVLRSAAHRTSLPLTAAVDADSAAAVDPFAAVDPEAIPDKRLELLFACAHPAIAPEARTPLMLHTVLGFDAAGIAAAFRVRPATMAQRLVRAKRRIRAAGIPFAVPTRADLPERLGFVLEAIYGAYTIDWESLGAPDAQDAPGESLAAESLYLAVTVAALLKTEPEAWGLAALIALSSSRAPARWPEGEFVPFADQDPQRWDAALIREGEAYLRRAHALGSPAGRFQIEAAIQSVHADRRRTGVTDRDALLRLYRALVTIAPTQGARDALAAVEDSLT, via the coding sequence GTGGCGGGCGCGGCAGTGACCGACCCGGCCGTCAGGCTCCCGGACGAGGTCCGCGCCGCCGCCGAGGGCGCGGCGCGGACCTCCTACGGGCGGCTGGTCGCGTTGCTCGCCGCACCGACCCGTGACATCGCGCTCGCGCAGGACGCGCTCGCCGACGCCTTCGAGCAGGCGCTGCGCACCTGGTCGGGCTCGGGAATCCCGGACAATCCCGAAGGGTGGCTGCTCACCGTGGCCCGCAACCGGCAGCGCGACGTGCTCAGGTCGGCGGCCCACCGCACGTCTCTGCCGCTGACCGCGGCCGTCGACGCGGATTCCGCCGCCGCGGTCGATCCGTTCGCCGCCGTCGACCCCGAGGCGATCCCCGACAAGCGGCTGGAACTGCTGTTCGCCTGCGCCCACCCCGCGATCGCGCCCGAGGCGCGGACCCCGCTCATGCTGCACACCGTGCTCGGTTTCGACGCGGCCGGCATCGCGGCCGCGTTCCGGGTGCGGCCGGCCACGATGGCGCAGCGCCTGGTCCGGGCGAAGCGGCGCATCCGGGCCGCCGGCATCCCGTTCGCCGTTCCGACCCGCGCGGACCTGCCCGAACGGCTCGGCTTCGTCCTCGAGGCGATCTATGGCGCCTACACGATCGACTGGGAGTCGCTCGGCGCGCCGGACGCCCAGGACGCACCGGGTGAGTCGCTCGCCGCCGAGTCGCTCTACCTCGCCGTCACCGTCGCGGCGCTGCTGAAGACCGAGCCCGAAGCGTGGGGGCTCGCCGCGCTCATCGCCCTGTCGTCGTCCCGTGCTCCCGCGCGCTGGCCGGAGGGCGAATTCGTGCCCTTCGCCGACCAGGATCCGCAGCGCTGGGACGCGGCCCTCATCCGCGAGGGCGAGGCCTATCTACGTCGTGCGCACGCGCTCGGGTCCCCCGCCGGGCGGTTCCAGATCGAGGCCGCGATCCAGTCGGTACACGCCGACCGCCGCCGGACCGGCGTGACGGACCGGGACGCCCTGCTCCGGCTCTACCGAGCCCTCGTCACCATCGCGCCGACCCAGGGCGCCCGCGATGCCCTCGCCGCCGTCGAAGACAGCCTCACCTGA
- a CDS encoding YciI family protein, whose protein sequence is MRYTILLHYPELMAAGELDEATVQAGMAAFRKYAADLDAAGALISAEVLADSSATTTLRSVDGEFRIQDGPFADTKEQLAGTFVIDVADLDAALGWAKQAPSVAWGPVEVRPGMTHWQDGAWRARQ, encoded by the coding sequence ATGCGCTACACGATCTTGCTGCACTACCCGGAGCTGATGGCGGCGGGCGAGCTCGACGAGGCCACCGTCCAGGCGGGTATGGCGGCGTTCCGGAAGTACGCCGCCGACCTCGACGCGGCGGGTGCCCTGATCTCCGCCGAGGTGCTCGCCGACTCCTCGGCGACCACGACCCTGCGCAGCGTCGACGGCGAGTTCCGGATTCAGGACGGCCCGTTCGCGGACACCAAGGAACAGCTTGCCGGCACGTTCGTGATCGACGTCGCTGACCTGGACGCGGCGCTCGGGTGGGCGAAGCAGGCGCCCTCGGTCGCGTGGGGGCCCGTCGAGGTGCGGCCGGGGATGACCCACTGGCAGGACGGTGCGTGGCGGGCGCGGCAGTGA